TCGACGTACAAGCTCTTAACTCTTTCTTGTAAAACCCAATTCAGTTTTCCCATTCCTTGAATCTCTTCCTCTTTCtctttcatcttcttcatcacttcTTCTTGAGCTGTTGTTATTATAGTTCGTAATTGCATCTTCCTCCTCTCTTCAAGTTCAAATCTTATTTTCTCAGTCTGTTACGAAAAAATTTACGCATGAATTAGAAATCAATACCCATCGAGAAAAAAATTAACTTTTTCATGCATCTGCTCTGTTTATGAAGAGACGAAACAGTTTCTTAAAAACAGACATAGAGAAAGGACTTACATGTTCAGCTATTAAGGAGTTGAGATCAGactgctgttgttgaagctggaaCAAAACATCTAGATCTCCAGGAAACCTCTGTTTTTGAGAAGCAGTGCTGTTGTAAGCTTCATAATCGTTGTTTGAATCCCTGGCTCTCTTTCTGGAACCGATATTGATATTATTGTAAGTTACTCCGCTCTCAGTTTTGTTCATCGACGTGTTTCGATCATTGGCAAGTTGTTGTTGATAATATGGAAGGAGCTGGTCTGGCATTGGCGAGTACAAAGGATGAGCAAAATCCATCCGAGTGTTGTACGGATTCATTGTTGCTGCTGGATGATTTTTCATCAAATCTCTGTAATT
The sequence above is drawn from the Rutidosis leptorrhynchoides isolate AG116_Rl617_1_P2 unplaced genomic scaffold, CSIRO_AGI_Rlap_v1 contig500, whole genome shotgun sequence genome and encodes:
- the LOC139884112 gene encoding BOI-related E3 ubiquitin-protein ligase 1-like yields the protein MAVEARKMNFFPSQIFSDRDLMKNHPAATMNPYNTRMDFAHPLYSPMPDQLLPYYQQQLANDRNTSMNKTESGVTYNNINIGSRKRARDSNNDYEAYNSTASQKQRFPGDLDVLFQLQQQQSDLNSLIAEHTEKIRFELEERRKMQLRTIITTAQEEVMKKMKEKEEEIQGMGKLNWVLQERVKSLYVENQIWRDLAQTNEATANSLRTNLEQVLAHVSTEDNNNHHRHVSGGGGDTADDAESSCGSSDHGREKGKEGVWQSRRSSPAVDGGAVSGAMCKKCGERESSVLLLPCRHLCMCTMCGSTLVGNCPVCDSVMNASIHVNMS